In the Mycolicibacterium thermoresistibile genome, one interval contains:
- a CDS encoding VOC family protein, with the protein MIDHLGINCADFAKSTEFYDKVLGVLGYTRQLDYEVAIGYGRDGRPSFWIADASAGDVTGPNREVHVAFRADDEASVQAFYRTALALGAEPLHEPRLWPEYHPGYYGAFVRDPDGNNVEAVFHGATPQD; encoded by the coding sequence GTGATCGACCACCTGGGAATCAACTGCGCCGACTTCGCGAAGTCCACCGAGTTCTACGACAAGGTGCTCGGGGTGCTGGGCTACACCCGGCAGCTCGACTACGAGGTCGCGATCGGCTACGGCCGCGACGGCAGACCCTCGTTCTGGATCGCCGACGCGTCCGCGGGCGACGTGACCGGACCCAACCGCGAGGTGCACGTGGCGTTCCGGGCGGACGACGAGGCGTCGGTGCAGGCGTTCTACCGCACCGCGCTGGCGCTGGGGGCCGAACCGCTGCACGAGCCCCGGCTGTGGCCCGAGTACCACCCGGGCTACTACGGCGCGTTCGTGCGCGATCCGGACGGCAACAACGTCGAAGCGGTTTTTCACGGCGCAACTCCACAGGATTGA
- a CDS encoding mycothiol transferase produces the protein MADRDAQAARELLRDLFTRQMEHVENLTDELTDELALFRPTASANSIAWLIWHSARIHDAQLCAIAGIEQVWTRDGWVDRFGLDLPLDDTGYGHDADAVGRVRASADLLAGYYHAVYKVTLEYLASLTVEELDRVVDRNWNPPVTAGVRLVSIIDDCAQHLGQAAYIRGIAS, from the coding sequence ATGGCTGATCGCGATGCGCAGGCGGCCCGTGAGCTGCTGCGCGACCTGTTCACCCGGCAGATGGAGCACGTCGAGAACCTCACCGACGAGCTGACCGACGAGTTGGCGCTGTTCCGGCCGACCGCATCGGCCAACAGCATCGCCTGGCTGATCTGGCACAGCGCCCGGATCCACGACGCCCAGCTGTGCGCGATCGCCGGGATCGAACAGGTGTGGACGCGCGACGGCTGGGTGGACCGGTTCGGCCTCGACCTGCCGCTCGACGACACCGGCTACGGCCACGACGCCGACGCCGTCGGGCGGGTCCGGGCGTCGGCCGATCTGCTGGCCGGCTACTACCACGCGGTCTACAAGGTGACGTTGGAGTACCTCGCGTCGCTGACCGTCGAGGAACTCGACCGGGTCGTCGACCGGAACTGGAACCCGCCGGTGACCGCCGGGGTGCGGCTGGTCAGCATCATCGACGACTGCGCGCAACACCTCGGTCAGGCCGCCTACATCCGGGGCATAGCCAGCTGA
- a CDS encoding class I SAM-dependent methyltransferase, which translates to MADVAANWAGRGGRFAGGLYDFGVEREVLARPAGLLMWGTDTRLLFDSIRRIGDLPDGTAVLDIPCGGGLALRGLRHGRRLRYVAADISADMLARAQRRAATLGRTDVRFVVADIERMPFGDGEFDCCVTFNGLHCVPDPAAAVAEIARCVKPGGRLIGDAVVRGAGRRQDALIAVFRRAGVFGPGGTTDELQGWLTRAGFEVEDFRRSGAVAHFTAVRS; encoded by the coding sequence ATGGCGGATGTCGCAGCGAACTGGGCGGGGCGGGGCGGCAGGTTCGCCGGCGGGTTGTACGACTTCGGGGTCGAACGGGAGGTGCTCGCGCGGCCAGCCGGGCTCCTGATGTGGGGCACCGACACCCGGCTGCTGTTCGACAGCATCCGCCGCATCGGTGACCTGCCGGACGGCACGGCGGTGCTGGACATCCCCTGCGGCGGCGGGCTGGCACTGCGCGGGCTGCGGCACGGCCGGCGACTGCGGTACGTCGCCGCCGACATCTCGGCCGACATGCTCGCGCGGGCACAGCGCAGAGCGGCGACGCTGGGACGCACCGATGTCCGGTTCGTCGTGGCCGATATCGAACGGATGCCGTTCGGCGACGGCGAATTCGACTGCTGCGTGACGTTCAACGGATTGCACTGTGTACCCGACCCGGCGGCCGCCGTCGCCGAGATCGCGCGCTGTGTGAAACCCGGCGGCCGGCTGATCGGTGATGCGGTGGTGCGCGGTGCGGGACGGCGCCAGGACGCGTTGATCGCCGTGTTCCGGCGGGCGGGCGTCTTCGGTCCCGGCGGCACCACCGACGAGCTACAGGGCTGGCTGACCCGGGCGGGATTCGAGGTCGAGGACTTCCGGCGGTCCGGTGCCGTTGCGCACTTCACCGCGGTGCGGAGCTGA
- a CDS encoding aldehyde dehydrogenase family protein yields MTATSGVDATETATIRNPATGGVAGEVRWTDPADVPRITAGLREAQRHWEARGPKGRAKVLARYAVWLGEHRDEIERLLIAETGKSAVDAAQEVPLILMITSYYIKTMEKALAPETRPASMPLLKIKKITVHHRPRPVVGVIAPWNYPVANALMDAIGALAAGCAVLLKPSERTPLTAELLLRGWLESGAPEVFALAQGAREVSEAVVDNADFIQFTGSTATGIKVMERAARRLTPVSLELGGKDPMIVLEDADIELAANAAVWGAMFNAGQTCVSVERVYVLAPVYEQFVAAVVRAVEKLEVGAGEGRHFGALIDESQLAVTERHVADAVARGAKVLTGGRRKDGPGCFYEPTVLVDVDHSMMCMTEETFGPTLPIMKVSSVAEAVRLANDTPYGLSGSVFSQDVERAREIALQLDCGAVNINDVISNLMATTAPMGGWKTSGIGARFGGPEGLRKYCRVETVVEPRTGIGAGGTYYNNSFKSLGMMNKLLTRMALVRPRRLAK; encoded by the coding sequence ATGACCGCGACATCCGGCGTCGACGCCACCGAAACCGCCACCATCCGCAATCCGGCGACCGGGGGCGTCGCCGGTGAGGTCCGCTGGACGGATCCAGCCGACGTACCCCGCATCACCGCCGGACTGCGCGAGGCGCAGCGCCACTGGGAGGCGCGGGGCCCCAAGGGCCGGGCGAAGGTCCTGGCCCGCTACGCGGTGTGGCTCGGCGAGCACCGCGACGAGATCGAGCGGCTGCTGATCGCCGAAACGGGCAAATCCGCGGTGGACGCCGCCCAGGAGGTGCCGCTGATCCTGATGATCACCTCCTACTACATCAAGACGATGGAGAAGGCGCTGGCACCGGAGACCCGGCCCGCGTCCATGCCGCTGCTGAAGATCAAGAAGATCACCGTGCACCACCGGCCCCGTCCAGTGGTCGGCGTGATCGCCCCGTGGAACTATCCGGTGGCCAATGCGCTGATGGACGCGATAGGCGCGCTCGCCGCCGGATGTGCGGTGCTGCTCAAACCGTCCGAACGCACCCCGCTGACCGCCGAGTTGCTGCTGCGCGGCTGGCTGGAATCGGGTGCGCCCGAGGTGTTCGCCCTGGCGCAGGGGGCCCGCGAGGTGTCCGAGGCGGTCGTCGACAACGCCGATTTCATCCAGTTCACCGGCTCCACCGCCACCGGCATCAAGGTGATGGAACGTGCCGCCCGGCGGCTCACCCCGGTGAGCCTGGAGCTGGGCGGCAAGGATCCGATGATCGTGCTCGAGGACGCCGACATCGAACTGGCCGCCAACGCCGCGGTGTGGGGGGCGATGTTCAACGCCGGACAGACGTGTGTGTCGGTGGAGCGGGTCTACGTCCTCGCACCCGTCTACGAGCAGTTCGTCGCGGCGGTGGTCCGTGCGGTGGAGAAGCTCGAGGTCGGGGCCGGTGAGGGCCGGCACTTCGGGGCGCTGATCGACGAGAGCCAGCTCGCGGTGACCGAACGGCACGTCGCCGATGCGGTGGCCCGCGGCGCGAAGGTGCTGACCGGGGGCCGGCGCAAGGACGGGCCGGGCTGCTTCTACGAGCCCACCGTGCTGGTCGACGTCGACCATTCGATGATGTGCATGACCGAGGAGACCTTCGGCCCGACCCTGCCGATCATGAAGGTCTCCAGCGTGGCCGAGGCGGTCCGGCTGGCCAACGACACCCCGTACGGCCTGTCCGGGTCGGTGTTCTCCCAGGACGTCGAGCGGGCCCGCGAGATCGCACTGCAGCTGGATTGCGGTGCGGTCAACATCAACGACGTCATCTCCAACCTGATGGCCACCACCGCACCGATGGGCGGCTGGAAGACCTCGGGCATCGGGGCTCGCTTCGGTGGGCCCGAGGGGCTGCGCAAGTACTGCCGCGTCGAGACCGTGGTGGAGCCGCGCACCGGCATCGGCGCCGGCGGCACCTACTACAACAACTCGTTCAAGTCGCTCGGCATGATGAACAAGCTGCTGACCAGGATGGCGCTGGTCCGTCCGCGGCGGCTGGCCAAGTAG
- a CDS encoding prolyl oligopeptidase family serine peptidase, with the protein MDDERAREQHLDSDPYLWLEDITGDDALEWVRRHNEPTLAEFGGDRFEQMRAEALEVLDTDARIPYVRRRGEYLYNFWRDADNPRGLWRRTTLDSYRQESPDWEVLIDVDELARADDENWVWAGATVIEPDFSLALIELSRGGADATVVREFDMVTKQFVKDGFELPEAKTTIAWQDRDTVLVGTDFGPGSLTESGYPRIAKRWRRGRPLEEAETIFEGEVTDVSVSAGYDATPGYERLVVGRSIDFFNRRRFELRDGELIEIKVPTDAGVSVHRDWLLIRLRSEWTVGSTTYPAGCLLAARYDDYLAGTADLAVVFEPDPHTSLETFAWTRDRLVMISLVDVVSRVEVVTPGSWERTQVAGIPPNTNTMLVDADEFGDEIFLDSSGFDTPSRLLWGRAGGEITEIKRAPSFFDTADLAVSQHFAISDDGTRIPYFVVGQRHKKIPGPTLLSGYGGFEVSNTPSYSGVLGRLWLSRGGTYVLANIRGGGEYGPTWHTQAMRENRHLVYEDFAAVARDLVERGVTTVEQLGAQGGSNGGLLMGVMLTRYPELFGALVCSVPLLDMRRFHLLLAGASWVAEYGDPDNPDDWEFISEYSPYHNISTDRSYPPILITTSTRDDRVHPGHARKMTAALEEAGHRVHYYENIEGGHAGAADNAQTAFRAALIYEFLHRTVGAAPADG; encoded by the coding sequence GTGGACGATGAGCGCGCACGCGAACAGCATCTGGATTCCGACCCGTACCTGTGGCTCGAGGACATCACCGGTGACGACGCACTGGAGTGGGTGCGCCGGCACAACGAACCGACACTCGCCGAATTCGGTGGCGACCGCTTCGAACAGATGCGTGCCGAGGCGCTCGAGGTCCTCGACACCGACGCCCGCATCCCGTATGTGCGCCGCCGGGGCGAGTACCTGTACAACTTCTGGCGGGACGCGGACAACCCGCGCGGATTGTGGCGGCGCACCACCCTGGACAGTTACCGGCAGGAGTCACCGGACTGGGAGGTGCTCATCGATGTCGACGAGCTCGCCCGCGCCGACGACGAGAACTGGGTGTGGGCCGGAGCCACCGTCATCGAACCGGACTTCTCCCTGGCGCTGATCGAGTTGTCGCGCGGCGGGGCCGACGCCACCGTCGTGCGCGAATTCGACATGGTGACAAAGCAGTTCGTCAAAGACGGTTTCGAACTTCCGGAAGCCAAGACCACGATCGCCTGGCAGGATCGCGACACCGTGCTGGTGGGCACCGACTTCGGGCCCGGATCACTGACCGAGTCCGGCTATCCACGGATCGCCAAGCGGTGGCGCCGCGGCCGGCCGCTCGAAGAGGCCGAGACGATATTCGAGGGCGAGGTCACCGACGTCAGCGTCAGCGCCGGGTATGACGCGACCCCCGGTTACGAGCGGTTGGTGGTGGGCCGGTCGATCGACTTCTTCAACCGGCGACGCTTCGAGTTGCGCGACGGTGAGCTGATCGAGATCAAGGTCCCCACCGACGCCGGAGTCTCGGTGCACCGGGACTGGCTGCTGATCAGGTTGCGCAGCGAGTGGACGGTGGGTTCGACGACCTATCCGGCCGGATGCCTGCTCGCCGCCCGGTATGACGATTACCTCGCCGGCACCGCCGATCTGGCCGTGGTGTTCGAGCCCGACCCGCACACCAGCCTGGAGACTTTCGCCTGGACCCGGGACCGACTGGTGATGATCAGCCTGGTCGATGTGGTGAGCCGGGTCGAGGTGGTGACGCCGGGCAGCTGGGAGCGGACGCAGGTCGCCGGAATCCCGCCGAACACCAATACGATGCTGGTGGACGCCGATGAATTCGGTGACGAGATCTTCCTGGACTCCAGCGGTTTCGACACACCGTCGCGGTTGTTGTGGGGCCGCGCCGGAGGCGAGATCACCGAGATCAAGCGGGCACCCTCGTTCTTCGACACCGCCGATCTGGCGGTCAGCCAGCACTTCGCCATCTCCGACGACGGCACTCGAATTCCGTATTTCGTTGTCGGACAGCGTCATAAGAAAATCCCCGGACCCACTCTGCTCAGCGGATACGGCGGTTTCGAGGTGTCCAACACCCCGAGCTATTCCGGGGTGCTGGGTCGGCTGTGGTTGTCCCGCGGCGGAACCTATGTGTTGGCCAACATCCGCGGCGGTGGCGAGTACGGACCGACCTGGCACACCCAGGCGATGCGGGAGAACCGCCACCTGGTGTACGAGGATTTCGCCGCGGTGGCAAGGGATCTGGTGGAGCGCGGCGTCACCACCGTCGAACAGCTCGGGGCGCAGGGCGGCAGCAACGGTGGCCTGCTGATGGGCGTGATGTTGACCCGCTATCCGGAGTTGTTCGGGGCGTTGGTGTGCAGCGTTCCACTGCTGGACATGCGACGGTTCCACCTGCTGCTGGCCGGCGCCTCATGGGTGGCCGAGTACGGCGACCCCGACAATCCCGACGACTGGGAGTTCATCTCCGAATACTCGCCCTATCACAATATTTCGACCGATCGGTCGTATCCGCCGATTCTGATCACCACGTCCACCCGTGACGACCGGGTGCACCCCGGGCACGCCCGCAAGATGACCGCCGCGCTGGAGGAAGCCGGGCACCGCGTGCACTACTACGAGAACATCGAGGGTGGACATGCCGGTGCCGCCGACAATGCGCAGACCGCGTTCCGCGCGGCGCTGATCTACGAGTTCCTGCACCGCACCGTCGGCGCCGCCCCGGCGGACGGTTGA